Below is a window of Naumovozyma castellii chromosome 9, complete genome DNA.
AATATAACTCTAAATAATCATAGCActtaaaaagaattttttttgaacTTGCAAAATTGTTATAAATCTTGAGCACGGATTGATTCGCTATGAGGACCTTACAAGACAGCTATGTTTCAGAAAAATCGCTATCATACAGGAGTCGATCCAATTCAAAGAGGATGAAACTGAAAAGACTACTCCGCCCACAAAAATATGGGAAAAACATTAAAGACATGGATACTGAAACGGAACGAAATATGTTGACCTCCACATTGAGAATTTCGAAGTGTCCGTCTTATAGAAAGTTAGGATCAATAAGGCAAAATATTACCGAACATTTGTTTAATATGAGCAAGAAGGAGGATAACTATTCAGTAGACCGGAAGATGAGTGGTGAAAAAGAGGAGTTGCCCACATACGATTCATATCGTATTAGAAGTCCACATTTACAATTGCTATTTGATGATTCAATTAGATCTGAGCTTCCACTAAATGAAGATTATAGCAAAGCATCAATAAGGAAAATGGGTCCATTccaaacaagaaattaCATAGATTCCAAAGATATAAGTATAAGTTACAATCCCCTAAGGACCAGCTCAATTTCAAGCAACATTTCGAAGTACTCAAACAATGAAACAAACGTACACACAGACTCTACCTATGATTATAGCTTCAATGTTAAGGAAAATCCAAAGGAGTCTTCACAAAAAGGAAACAAGGAACTTCACACAGCAATACTTCTGGAACAGTTAGATGGTGAAGATCAAGATCACGAATGTTCAATGAACTCTTCACTTTCGATCGAGCGAACACCTTACAGTTATTTAACTAATAATCATAAACAGTTTGAATATGCACATGCTGGCCACAACACTTTCAAACAGAACTCAATCCCAGATGAATCTGTAACTTGTGAAAATATAGTACCTCATGACTCCTTTGACGGGGAAGAAGTTGATCTATCGTTTAATAACCAATTTATCTCAGCCGCTGATTCCTCTTCTTACTCTGAAGAATCATCAAGTGAAGATAATACAATCTATACAGTCCCAACTTTCAGAAAGAATACTGAAGAATGTCAACCTAGCATCGCAGGAATAATCCAAAATTATGGTAAAGGAGCATTAACAGAGAGAACactattgaaattattaaaacaTCATGATCGTCCTGAAACAGGCGCACCAAGTATTACATTTAGAGATAAAAGGTTTTATGAGAACCTAGATTTAGATATGGAAAACATGGACAAtacagaaaataaaagtaATTTTAATGAGATCAGACAAAGCGTAATTGATGACATAGGTGAAAACACTCAGCAGAGTGTTCGCTTTAAGGATAA
It encodes the following:
- the GIP1 gene encoding protein phosphatase regulator GIP1 (ancestral locus Anc_3.252), with amino-acid sequence MRTLQDSYVSEKSLSYRSRSNSKRMKLKRLLRPQKYGKNIKDMDTETERNMLTSTLRISKCPSYRKLGSIRQNITEHLFNMSKKEDNYSVDRKMSGEKEELPTYDSYRIRSPHLQLLFDDSIRSELPLNEDYSKASIRKMGPFQTRNYIDSKDISISYNPLRTSSISSNISKYSNNETNVHTDSTYDYSFNVKENPKESSQKGNKELHTAILLEQLDGEDQDHECSMNSSLSIERTPYSYLTNNHKQFEYAHAGHNTFKQNSIPDESVTCENIVPHDSFDGEEVDLSFNNQFISAADSSSYSEESSSEDNTIYTVPTFRKNTEECQPSIAGIIQNYGKGALTERTLLKLLKHHDRPETGAPSITFRDKRFYENLDLDMENMDNTENKSNFNEIRQSVIDDIGENTQQSVRFKDKSEVLYFKTGSTRIKRNLTHHCKENKGYLSIDDMDEKMISTRSILKARENQRQHIESYNAALCDTVSMKEFMKILNYYDNERAFKEDEYSLARGEQLKHYEYFARQISGNDNSCRMESERSLGRADRERSQKFNFAH